A genomic window from Punica granatum isolate Tunisia-2019 chromosome 2, ASM765513v2, whole genome shotgun sequence includes:
- the LOC116195684 gene encoding patatin-like protein 6 isoform X2: MKGMAARRIPSSEMEEPSIDTDKLSYEIFSILESKFLFGYDDQNNKLWVPKQIDSNKATPPPVSPPNGNAQTLDAAAAISSIKNQRGKICILSIDGGGMRGVLSGKALAYLEQALKTKSGNPDARIADYFDVAAGTGVGGIFTAMLFATKDRCRPIFAADDTWRLLADQGRKFYRGSSSSSSPSSGSLLRRIFRGGSSRSGSTAAAAMERAMKEAFTDKGRSLTLKDTLKPLLIPCYDLSSTAPFLFSRADALETDSYDFRLWEVCRATAAEPGRVGPLQLRSVDGQTTCMAVDGGAAMSNPAAAAITHVLHNKQEFPFVRGVEDLLVLSIGSGQFLEPSYNYEQVKGWKAKDWARPMARISSDGSADLIDHSVAMAFGQCRSANYVRIQAEKHLRWSCPVC, encoded by the exons ATGAAAGGGATGGCCGCACGTAGAATCCCGTCGTCGGAAATGGAGGAGCCGAGCATAGACACCGACAAGCTCAGCTATGAAATCTTCTCCATCCTCGAGAGCAAGTTCCTCTTCGGCTACGATGACCAGAACAACAAGCTCTGGGTCCCCAAGCAAATCGACTCCAACAAAGCCACGCCCCCGCCGGTGAGCCCCCCAAACGGCAACGCCCAAACCCTAGACGCCGCCGCCGCCATTTCCTCCATCAAGAACCAGAGGGGGAAAATCTGTATCCTGAGCATCGACGGCGGGGGCATGAGGGGGGTCCTCTCCGGGAAGGCCCTGGCCTACCTTGAGCAGGCACTGAAGACCAAGTCCGGCAACCCCGACGCGAGGATTGCCGACTACTTCGACGTAGCCGCTGGGACCGGCGTTGGCGGCATCTTCACGGCCATGCTCTTTGCCACAAAGGACCGCTGCCGACCAATCTTCGCCGCCGACGACACCTGGCGGCTCCTCGCGGACCAAGGGAGGAAGTTCTACCGCGGGTCATCGTCGTCTTCATCGCCCTCCTCGGGCAGCCTCCTTCGGCGGATCTTCCGCGGAGGGAGCAGCCGGTCAGGCTCCACCGCTGCTGCCGCGATGGAGAGGGCAATGAAGGAGGCGTTCACGGACAAGGGCCGGAGCCTGACGCTGAAAGACACGCTGAAGCCGCTGCTGATACCCTGCTACGACCTCAGCAGCACAGCGCCATTCCTGTTCTCGAGAGCGGACGCGCTGGAGACGGACAGCTACGACTTCAGGCTTTGGGAGGTATGCAGGGCGACGGCAGCAGAGCCGGGAAGGGTGGGGCCGCTGCAGCTGAGGTCGGTGGACGGTCAGACTACGTGCATGGCGGTGGATGGTGGGGCGGCAATGAGCAACCCGGCAGCAGCCGCGATCACACACGTACTGCACAACAAGCAGGAGTTCCCGTTTGTGCGTGGGGTGGAGGACCTACTGGTCCTGTCCATCGGGTCGGGTCAGTTTCTAGAGCCGAGCTACAATTATGAGCAGGTGAAGGGGTGGAAGGCCAAGGACTGGGCTCGCCCCATGGCCCGGATCTCCAGCGACGGCTCTGCGGACCTCATTGACCATTCGGTTGCCATGGCCTTCGGGCAGTGCCGAAGCGCCAATTACGTGCGGATTCAG GCTGAGAAGCATTTGAGATGGTCCTGTCCTGTGTGCTGA
- the LOC116195684 gene encoding patatin-like protein 6 isoform X1, with amino-acid sequence MKGMAARRIPSSEMEEPSIDTDKLSYEIFSILESKFLFGYDDQNNKLWVPKQIDSNKATPPPVSPPNGNAQTLDAAAAISSIKNQRGKICILSIDGGGMRGVLSGKALAYLEQALKTKSGNPDARIADYFDVAAGTGVGGIFTAMLFATKDRCRPIFAADDTWRLLADQGRKFYRGSSSSSSPSSGSLLRRIFRGGSSRSGSTAAAAMERAMKEAFTDKGRSLTLKDTLKPLLIPCYDLSSTAPFLFSRADALETDSYDFRLWEVCRATAAEPGRVGPLQLRSVDGQTTCMAVDGGAAMSNPAAAAITHVLHNKQEFPFVRGVEDLLVLSIGSGQFLEPSYNYEQVKGWKAKDWARPMARISSDGSADLIDHSVAMAFGQCRSANYVRIQANGSTIGRCGPDVDTDASPENVKTLIGIAEEMLKQKNVESVLFGGKRIAEQSNFEKLDWFAGELVQEHQRRSCRIAPTVAFKQAAPSDPN; translated from the exons ATGAAAGGGATGGCCGCACGTAGAATCCCGTCGTCGGAAATGGAGGAGCCGAGCATAGACACCGACAAGCTCAGCTATGAAATCTTCTCCATCCTCGAGAGCAAGTTCCTCTTCGGCTACGATGACCAGAACAACAAGCTCTGGGTCCCCAAGCAAATCGACTCCAACAAAGCCACGCCCCCGCCGGTGAGCCCCCCAAACGGCAACGCCCAAACCCTAGACGCCGCCGCCGCCATTTCCTCCATCAAGAACCAGAGGGGGAAAATCTGTATCCTGAGCATCGACGGCGGGGGCATGAGGGGGGTCCTCTCCGGGAAGGCCCTGGCCTACCTTGAGCAGGCACTGAAGACCAAGTCCGGCAACCCCGACGCGAGGATTGCCGACTACTTCGACGTAGCCGCTGGGACCGGCGTTGGCGGCATCTTCACGGCCATGCTCTTTGCCACAAAGGACCGCTGCCGACCAATCTTCGCCGCCGACGACACCTGGCGGCTCCTCGCGGACCAAGGGAGGAAGTTCTACCGCGGGTCATCGTCGTCTTCATCGCCCTCCTCGGGCAGCCTCCTTCGGCGGATCTTCCGCGGAGGGAGCAGCCGGTCAGGCTCCACCGCTGCTGCCGCGATGGAGAGGGCAATGAAGGAGGCGTTCACGGACAAGGGCCGGAGCCTGACGCTGAAAGACACGCTGAAGCCGCTGCTGATACCCTGCTACGACCTCAGCAGCACAGCGCCATTCCTGTTCTCGAGAGCGGACGCGCTGGAGACGGACAGCTACGACTTCAGGCTTTGGGAGGTATGCAGGGCGACGGCAGCAGAGCCGGGAAGGGTGGGGCCGCTGCAGCTGAGGTCGGTGGACGGTCAGACTACGTGCATGGCGGTGGATGGTGGGGCGGCAATGAGCAACCCGGCAGCAGCCGCGATCACACACGTACTGCACAACAAGCAGGAGTTCCCGTTTGTGCGTGGGGTGGAGGACCTACTGGTCCTGTCCATCGGGTCGGGTCAGTTTCTAGAGCCGAGCTACAATTATGAGCAGGTGAAGGGGTGGAAGGCCAAGGACTGGGCTCGCCCCATGGCCCGGATCTCCAGCGACGGCTCTGCGGACCTCATTGACCATTCGGTTGCCATGGCCTTCGGGCAGTGCCGAAGCGCCAATTACGTGCGGATTCAG GCAAATGGGTCCACAATCGGGCGCTGCGGTCCTGACGTCGACACTGATGCAAGCCCCGAGAACGTGAAGACACTGATCGGAATAGCCGAGGAGATGCTGAAGCAGAAGAACGTAGAGTCGGTGCTGTTCGGAGGCAAGAGGATCGCTGAGCAGAGCAACTTCGAGAAGCTCGACTGGTTCGCGGGGGAGCTTGTGCAGGAGCATCAGAGGAGGAGTTGTAGGATTGCTCCCACTGTTGCTTTCAAACAAGCTGCTCCTTCTGACCCCAATTAG